A single genomic interval of Polaribacter vadi harbors:
- a CDS encoding M3 family metallopeptidase produces MNPLLQDFNTAPFSKIKAEHYKPAIKKGIEIAKAEIDAIVNNTDAPTFENTTVALDFSGDKLSRITSIFFNLNSAETNDEIQKIAQEVSPWLSEFSNDITLNEELFKRVKSVFDDKENLDLSPEQKMLLDKQYKGFARNGANLNNADKTKLREIDAKLSKLSLQFGENVLAETNAFEMHLTDEKDVSGLPESVKEAAHQLAKEQEKEGYIFTLQYPSYIPFLTYADNRELRKEMAIAAGKKAFQDNKFNNEKNVLEIVNLRQQRANLLGYKTHAHFVLEERMAVSPEKVIAFSNNLLTKAKPAAKKEFENLEKFAKNLDGIDQLQKWDGAYYSEKLKKELFDLDQEILKPYFKLENVIDGVFEIANRLYDLNFEEVFNIDKYHPEVKTYNVTDSKGNFISVFYADYHPRKGKRNGAWMTSYKSQYVKDGVNERPHVSIVCNFTKPTATKPSLLTFNEVTTLFHEFGHALHGMLANTTYNSLSGTSVSWDFVELPSQIFENWCYEKEALELFAKHYETGEIIPMKYVEKIKESASFHEGMQTLRQLSFGLLDMKWHSENPSAIKSIKEFENDAFADTKLYPDVAENAMSTSFSHIFQGGYSAGYYSYKWAEVLDADAFEYFLEKGIFNKEVATKFKENILSKGGTEKPMELYKRFRGQEPKPDALLKRAGLI; encoded by the coding sequence ATGAATCCACTTTTACAAGATTTTAATACAGCTCCATTTTCTAAAATTAAAGCCGAACACTATAAACCAGCCATTAAAAAAGGTATCGAAATTGCCAAAGCAGAAATTGATGCCATTGTAAATAATACTGATGCTCCAACTTTTGAAAACACCACAGTTGCTTTAGATTTTTCTGGGGATAAATTAAGCAGAATTACCAGTATTTTTTTCAATTTAAATTCGGCAGAAACTAATGATGAAATTCAGAAAATTGCACAAGAAGTTTCTCCTTGGTTGAGTGAGTTTAGTAACGACATCACTTTAAATGAAGAGTTATTTAAAAGAGTAAAATCGGTTTTTGATGATAAAGAAAATTTAGATTTATCACCAGAACAAAAAATGTTGTTGGATAAACAATACAAAGGTTTTGCAAGAAATGGAGCCAATTTAAACAATGCTGATAAAACAAAGCTTCGTGAAATTGATGCTAAACTATCTAAATTATCTTTACAATTTGGTGAAAATGTGTTGGCAGAAACTAATGCTTTTGAAATGCATTTAACTGACGAAAAAGATGTTTCTGGCTTACCTGAAAGTGTAAAAGAAGCAGCTCATCAATTAGCTAAAGAGCAAGAAAAAGAAGGTTATATTTTTACGTTGCAATACCCAAGCTACATTCCGTTTTTAACGTATGCAGATAATAGAGAATTGCGAAAAGAAATGGCAATTGCTGCTGGTAAAAAAGCGTTTCAAGACAACAAATTCAATAACGAAAAAAACGTTTTAGAAATTGTAAATCTTCGTCAGCAAAGAGCAAATTTATTAGGGTATAAAACGCATGCTCATTTTGTTTTAGAAGAAAGAATGGCTGTTTCACCAGAAAAAGTAATCGCTTTTTCTAATAACTTATTGACAAAAGCAAAACCTGCTGCTAAAAAAGAATTCGAAAACTTAGAAAAATTCGCCAAAAATTTAGATGGAATTGATCAACTTCAAAAATGGGATGGTGCTTATTATTCAGAAAAGCTGAAGAAAGAATTATTCGATTTAGATCAAGAAATTTTAAAACCTTATTTTAAATTAGAAAATGTAATTGATGGTGTTTTTGAAATCGCAAATCGTTTATATGATTTAAATTTTGAAGAAGTTTTTAACATCGACAAATATCATCCTGAAGTAAAAACGTATAATGTTACTGATTCAAAGGGTAATTTTATTTCCGTTTTTTATGCTGATTATCATCCAAGGAAAGGAAAACGAAATGGTGCTTGGATGACGAGTTACAAATCTCAATATGTAAAAGATGGTGTAAATGAAAGACCTCATGTTTCTATTGTTTGTAATTTCACAAAACCAACAGCTACAAAACCTTCTTTATTAACTTTTAATGAAGTTACTACGTTGTTCCATGAATTTGGACACGCTTTGCATGGCATGTTAGCAAACACGACTTATAATAGTTTATCTGGAACGTCTGTTTCTTGGGATTTTGTTGAATTACCAAGTCAGATTTTTGAGAACTGGTGTTATGAAAAAGAAGCTTTAGAGTTGTTTGCAAAACATTATGAAACTGGCGAAATTATCCCAATGAAATATGTGGAGAAAATAAAAGAATCTGCAAGTTTTCATGAAGGAATGCAAACTTTACGTCAATTAAGTTTTGGGTTGTTAGATATGAAATGGCATTCTGAAAATCCATCAGCAATAAAAAGTATAAAAGAGTTTGAAAATGATGCTTTTGCTGATACAAAACTATATCCTGATGTTGCAGAAAATGCAATGAGCACATCATTTTCGCACATTTTTCAAGGAGGTTATTCTGCTGGATATTATTCTTACAAATGGGCTGAAGTTTTAGATGCTGATGCTTTTGAATATTTCCTAGAAAAAGGAATTTTTAACAAAGAAGTTGCTACTAAATTCAAAGAAAACATTTTATCGAAAGGTGGCACAGAAAAACCAATGGAATTGTACAAACGTTTTAGAGGTCAAGAGCCAAAACCAGATGCACTTTTAAAAAGAGCTGGATTGATTTAG
- a CDS encoding Rieske 2Fe-2S domain-containing protein — translation MYKKIILLVCITLFVNCSDTTNLTNCIRSINLSTVTDLNNPSMINAQTPGGFAELPGGVKGILLFNKNGTDFVAFDKLCPKNECTTPMVLEGRVLTCSCHESKYSVDFGGAPQTDGFECPAIEYKVTKNGSTIRISNF, via the coding sequence ATGTATAAAAAAATAATACTTTTAGTTTGTATAACCCTGTTTGTAAATTGCTCTGACACAACCAATTTAACAAACTGTATAAGATCTATTAATTTAAGTACAGTAACAGATTTAAACAACCCTAGTATGATAAATGCGCAAACTCCTGGAGGTTTTGCAGAACTTCCTGGAGGTGTAAAAGGCATTTTATTATTTAATAAAAATGGTACTGATTTTGTAGCTTTCGATAAATTATGCCCAAAAAACGAGTGTACTACTCCAATGGTTCTTGAAGGCAGAGTTTTAACATGTTCTTGCCATGAAAGTAAATATAGCGTAGATTTTGGTGGTGCTCCACAAACTGATGGTTTTGAGTGCCCAGCAATTGAATATAAAGTTACAAAAAACGGAAGTACAATTCGAATCAGTAATTTTTAA
- a CDS encoding carboxypeptidase-like regulatory domain-containing protein, with amino-acid sequence MKNKILLLYLLFSVSISSQIVIKGTVYQNNEPLENVAVYLNSTMLGTTTNGKGEFSLPVKEGHYELIVSYLGFKKINYTLNTQDYKKPLKFYLEEEESVLGEVIIRKSIYDRAWRKNLKIFEKNFIGESKLAKHCKIVNPKDIYFKYDENKKILQAFARKPIIIENKGLGYSIVYELVYFYRSEEYTSYLGYSKYQELEGNKRKIKYWERKRLEAYNGSPRHFYKSLLENNLMEDGFRVDLFERIPNPKRPSEEEVEKAKEILGENIKIPRNWYIEDKKILTAKDSAMIVLNNNNLPLYEHTTYDFNIERSRIIGFYKNTNYLLFEDNMLVYYIREEKEQAFLETQTFEEKELSIFQPSLVIPIKKPVILNDNGTLKNPLNVMYFGYWSYEKFANSLPLNYDPTFSKQ; translated from the coding sequence ATGAAAAATAAAATTTTACTTTTATATCTTTTATTTTCTGTTTCAATTTCATCGCAAATTGTTATTAAAGGTACTGTTTATCAAAATAATGAGCCCTTGGAAAATGTTGCTGTGTATTTAAATAGTACAATGCTTGGAACAACAACAAACGGAAAAGGTGAATTTTCTCTTCCTGTTAAAGAGGGGCATTATGAATTGATTGTGTCTTATTTGGGTTTTAAAAAAATTAATTACACTTTAAATACTCAAGATTATAAAAAACCATTGAAGTTTTATTTAGAAGAAGAAGAAAGTGTTTTAGGTGAAGTGATTATAAGAAAATCCATCTATGATAGAGCATGGAGAAAAAATTTGAAAATTTTTGAAAAGAATTTCATTGGTGAAAGTAAGTTAGCAAAACATTGTAAAATTGTAAACCCTAAGGATATATATTTTAAATATGATGAAAATAAAAAAATATTACAAGCATTTGCTAGAAAACCTATAATAATTGAGAATAAAGGTTTAGGGTACTCTATAGTTTACGAATTGGTTTATTTTTATAGAAGCGAAGAGTACACCTCTTATTTGGGCTATTCTAAATATCAAGAATTAGAAGGAAATAAACGAAAAATCAAATATTGGGAAAGAAAAAGACTAGAGGCATATAATGGTTCTCCTAGACATTTTTACAAATCTTTGTTAGAAAACAACTTAATGGAAGATGGATTTAGAGTTGATTTATTTGAAAGAATTCCAAACCCAAAAAGACCCTCAGAAGAAGAGGTAGAGAAAGCCAAGGAAATTTTAGGAGAAAATATAAAAATTCCAAGAAATTGGTATATTGAGGATAAAAAGATTCTCACAGCTAAAGATTCAGCAATGATTGTTTTAAATAATAATAACCTACCATTATATGAACATACAACCTATGATTTTAATATTGAAAGAAGTAGAATCATAGGATTTTATAAAAATACAAATTACCTTTTATTTGAAGATAATATGCTTGTATATTATATAAGAGAAGAAAAAGAACAAGCATTTTTAGAAACACAAACATTTGAAGAAAAAGAGTTATCGATTTTTCAACCTTCTTTAGTAATACCCATTAAAAAACCAGTAATTCTTAATGATAATGGAACTTTAAAAAACCCATTAAATGTTATGTATTTTGGTTATTGGTCTTATGAAAAATTTGCAAATTCTTTGCCTTTAAATTATGACCCAACTTTCAGTAAGCAGTAA
- the purE gene encoding 5-(carboxyamino)imidazole ribonucleotide mutase: MIGIIMGSDSDLPIMQEAIDILESFDIAIEVDIVSAHRTPEKLVEYSKNAHLRGIKVIIAGAGGAAHLPGMVASMSPLPVIGVPVKSRNSIDGWDSVLSILQMPGGVPVATVALDGAKNAGILAAQIIGTSDKCVLDKIITYKEGLKLKVEQAAKRIQNS; this comes from the coding sequence ATGATAGGAATAATAATGGGAAGCGATTCAGATCTTCCAATAATGCAAGAAGCAATTGATATTTTAGAGAGTTTTGATATCGCTATTGAAGTAGATATTGTGTCTGCTCACAGAACTCCAGAAAAATTAGTTGAGTATTCTAAAAATGCTCATTTACGTGGAATAAAAGTAATTATTGCTGGTGCTGGAGGTGCAGCTCATTTACCAGGAATGGTGGCAAGTATGAGTCCTTTGCCTGTAATTGGAGTTCCTGTAAAAAGCAGAAATTCTATTGATGGTTGGGATTCTGTTTTATCGATTTTACAAATGCCTGGAGGTGTTCCTGTTGCAACAGTAGCTTTAGATGGCGCAAAAAATGCAGGTATTTTAGCTGCACAAATTATCGGAACTTCAGATAAATGTGTGTTAGATAAAATTATTACCTACAAAGAAGGTTTAAAATTAAAGGTTGAACAAGCAGCGAAAAGAATTCAAAATTCTTAG
- a CDS encoding 5-(carboxyamino)imidazole ribonucleotide synthase has translation MKNYFSSNFKLGILGGGQLGRMLLAETQKFDIHTSILESNKNAPCAEICNTFVVGDLLDFEAVYNFGKTVDVLTIEIENVNLDALDKLEDEGLTIYPKPRDLRIIQSKARQKNFYVDHQIPTAEFSHYAYLQELIHSYENDIIDFPFVWKAARFGYDGNGVKIVRNITDLQSLPKVECITEKLIPFKNELAVIVARNAAGETKTYPVVEMEFHPEANQVEYVICPARIDFKVAEKAREVALNVVSKLDFVGLLAVEMFQTADDKILVNEVAPRPHNSGHYSIEASYTNQFEQHLRAVLNLPLGNTASKVAGIMVNLVGEEGFSGDVIYENIEEILKIDGVTPHIYGKKETRPFRKMGHVTIVNADIDKAREIAQKVKETIRVISK, from the coding sequence GTGAAAAACTATTTTTCTTCAAATTTTAAATTAGGTATTTTAGGTGGTGGACAATTAGGTAGAATGCTGTTGGCAGAAACTCAAAAATTCGATATCCATACATCCATTTTAGAAAGTAATAAAAATGCGCCTTGTGCAGAAATTTGCAACACTTTTGTAGTTGGAGATTTGCTAGATTTTGAGGCTGTTTACAATTTTGGTAAAACTGTTGATGTACTAACCATAGAGATTGAAAACGTAAATTTAGATGCCCTTGACAAACTAGAGGATGAAGGTTTAACCATTTATCCAAAACCTAGAGATTTACGAATTATTCAAAGTAAAGCAAGGCAAAAAAACTTTTATGTTGATCATCAAATTCCAACAGCTGAGTTTTCTCATTACGCATATTTGCAAGAATTAATACATTCTTACGAAAATGATATTATCGATTTTCCTTTTGTTTGGAAAGCTGCACGATTTGGTTATGATGGAAATGGCGTTAAAATTGTTAGGAACATTACAGATTTACAAAGCCTACCAAAAGTAGAATGTATTACAGAAAAATTAATTCCGTTTAAAAACGAATTGGCTGTAATTGTGGCAAGAAATGCGGCTGGAGAAACAAAAACATATCCTGTTGTGGAAATGGAATTTCATCCTGAAGCAAACCAAGTAGAATATGTAATTTGTCCAGCAAGAATCGATTTTAAAGTGGCAGAAAAAGCTAGAGAAGTCGCTTTAAATGTGGTTAGTAAATTAGATTTTGTTGGTTTATTAGCGGTTGAAATGTTTCAAACTGCAGATGATAAAATTTTGGTAAACGAAGTTGCTCCAAGACCACATAATTCTGGCCACTATTCAATTGAAGCGAGTTATACCAATCAATTTGAGCAACATTTACGTGCTGTTTTAAACCTTCCTCTAGGAAATACAGCCAGCAAAGTTGCAGGAATTATGGTAAATCTTGTTGGTGAAGAAGGTTTTTCTGGTGATGTAATTTACGAAAACATCGAAGAAATTTTAAAGATTGATGGAGTTACACCTCATATTTATGGGAAAAAAGAAACACGTCCTTTTAGAAAAATGGGTCATGTAACGATTGTAAATGCTGATATTGATAAAGCCAGAGAAATTGCACAGAAAGTAAAAGAAACAATTAGGGTTATAAGTAAGTAA
- a CDS encoding heme-binding domain-containing protein: MKILKKIGIALLLILIIAQFFGPEKNDGNIDTVNAFVAETNPTEEVLTIMKTSCFDCHSAKTNYPWYNSITPVNYWLDEHIKDGKKHLDFSKWSEYSLKKKEHKMDELHEEVEKGEMPLDSYTWTHDEANLTQEQVDAIVTWGKKVQAEYKQQMSAE; encoded by the coding sequence ATGAAAATTTTAAAGAAAATAGGAATTGCATTATTGTTGATATTAATAATTGCTCAGTTTTTTGGACCTGAAAAAAACGATGGAAATATTGATACTGTAAATGCATTTGTAGCAGAAACAAATCCTACAGAAGAAGTGTTGACTATTATGAAAACAAGTTGTTTTGATTGCCACTCTGCAAAAACAAATTATCCTTGGTATAACTCAATTACACCTGTTAATTATTGGTTGGATGAGCATATAAAAGACGGAAAAAAGCATCTTGATTTTTCTAAATGGAGTGAATATTCTTTAAAGAAAAAAGAACATAAAATGGATGAATTGCATGAAGAAGTAGAAAAAGGCGAAATGCCATTAGATTCTTATACTTGGACTCATGATGAAGCAAATTTAACACAAGAACAAGTGGATGCCATTGTAACTTGGGGCAAAAAAGTGCAAGCAGAATATAAGCAACAAATGAGCGCAGAATAA
- the lpdA gene encoding dihydrolipoyl dehydrogenase yields the protein MKYDIIVIGSGPGGYIAAIRASQLGKKVAIIEKYSTLGGTCLNVGCIPSKALLDSSHHFYDAVHHFEEHGISVEKPSFDFTKMVARKASVVETTTGGIKYLMDKNNIDVFEGLGSFEDATHVKIAKNDGSSEVIEGTDIIIATGSKPSNLPFINIDKERVITSTEALKLKEVPKHLLVIGGGVIGLELGSVYKRLGADVTVIEYMDKIVPGMDADVSKELQKVFKKQGIKFATSHKVNSVERNGDTIVVKATDKKDREIEFSGDYCLVSVGRKAYTEGLGLEKVGVEVNERGQVTINDHLQTNVKNIYAIGDVVKGAMLAHKAEEEGVVVAEYLAGEKPHINYNLIPGIVYTWPEAAAVGKTEEELKEAKIDYKAGKFSMRALGRSRASGDLDGFVKVLADKKTDEILGVHMVGARVADLIMEAAVAMEYRASAEDLARICHGHPTYSEAVKEAAKAAWDGKPLNA from the coding sequence ATGAAATACGATATTATTGTTATTGGTTCTGGACCTGGAGGATATATTGCTGCAATTAGAGCATCACAATTAGGAAAAAAAGTGGCAATTATTGAAAAATACAGCACTTTAGGAGGAACTTGTTTAAATGTTGGTTGTATTCCGTCTAAAGCATTATTAGATTCTTCTCATCATTTTTACGATGCTGTTCATCATTTTGAAGAACATGGAATTTCGGTTGAAAAGCCAAGCTTCGATTTTACAAAAATGGTTGCAAGAAAAGCCAGTGTTGTAGAAACTACAACTGGTGGAATTAAATATTTAATGGACAAAAATAATATTGATGTTTTTGAAGGTTTAGGTTCTTTTGAAGATGCAACACATGTAAAAATAGCTAAAAATGATGGTTCATCAGAAGTAATTGAAGGAACTGATATTATTATAGCAACTGGTTCAAAACCATCAAACTTACCTTTTATCAACATTGATAAAGAGCGAGTGATAACATCTACTGAAGCTTTAAAATTAAAAGAAGTACCAAAACATTTATTAGTAATTGGTGGTGGAGTAATTGGTTTAGAGTTAGGTTCTGTATATAAAAGATTAGGTGCAGATGTTACTGTAATTGAATATATGGACAAGATTGTTCCAGGAATGGATGCTGATGTTTCTAAAGAATTACAAAAAGTTTTCAAAAAGCAAGGCATTAAGTTTGCAACAAGTCATAAAGTGAATTCTGTTGAAAGAAATGGCGATACTATTGTTGTAAAAGCTACTGATAAAAAAGATAGAGAAATTGAATTTTCTGGAGATTATTGCTTGGTTTCTGTAGGAAGAAAAGCATATACAGAAGGTTTAGGTTTAGAAAAAGTTGGTGTGGAAGTAAACGAACGTGGACAAGTAACCATAAACGACCATTTACAAACTAACGTAAAAAATATTTATGCAATTGGTGATGTTGTAAAAGGTGCAATGTTGGCTCATAAAGCTGAAGAAGAAGGTGTTGTAGTAGCAGAATATTTAGCTGGTGAAAAACCACATATCAATTATAATTTGATTCCTGGAATTGTGTATACATGGCCAGAAGCTGCTGCAGTTGGTAAAACTGAAGAGGAATTAAAAGAAGCAAAAATTGATTATAAAGCTGGTAAATTTTCGATGCGTGCTTTAGGAAGATCTAGAGCAAGTGGAGATTTAGATGGTTTTGTAAAAGTTTTAGCTGATAAAAAAACAGATGAAATTTTAGGAGTTCATATGGTTGGCGCAAGAGTTGCAGATTTAATTATGGAAGCTGCAGTTGCTATGGAATATAGAGCATCAGCAGAAGATTTAGCAAGAATTTGTCATGGTCACCCAACCTATTCTGAAGCTGTTAAAGAAGCTGCAAAAGCTGCTTGGGATGGAAAACCATTGAATGCTTAA
- a CDS encoding glycosyltransferase, translated as MKQHILILGTVWVEPNSSAAGSRMLQLIELFLNENYKVTFASTAQKSEKATNLTSLHVDEVTIELNSTSFDDFIIELKPTIVLFDRFMTEEQFGWRVAENCSNALRILDTEDLHFLRKVRHQQLKKGEDFTNEALLKSNDTKREIASILRCDLSLIISTYEMDLLKSVFKIDANILYYLPFLLDKIDEHQSKKWKTFEQREHFVFIGNFFHKPNVDAVITLKNAIWSEIREYLPKAEVHIYGAYVNQQIQELHNKKEGFIVKGFAENSTEVIENARVLLAPLRFGAGIKGKLTEAMVCGTPSVTTTIGAEGMCDRFPWPGFVNDKFSDFALMAAELYRNKEMWQVSQETGINIINYVFDKEKLSPVFINRIIEIQDNLENHRTQNFLGSLLQHQTLQATKFMSKWIEVKNSHQ; from the coding sequence GTGAAACAACATATTTTAATACTTGGAACAGTTTGGGTTGAGCCCAATTCTTCTGCTGCTGGCAGTAGAATGTTGCAGTTGATTGAATTGTTCTTAAATGAAAATTATAAAGTAACTTTTGCATCTACTGCACAAAAATCAGAAAAAGCTACAAACTTAACTTCTTTACATGTAGATGAAGTTACTATCGAATTAAATTCGACTTCTTTTGATGATTTTATCATTGAGCTAAAACCAACAATCGTTCTTTTTGATCGATTTATGACTGAGGAACAATTTGGTTGGCGAGTTGCAGAAAATTGCTCAAATGCACTAAGAATTTTAGATACAGAAGATTTACATTTTTTACGCAAAGTTCGTCATCAACAATTAAAAAAAGGAGAAGATTTTACCAACGAAGCTTTATTAAAATCTAATGATACAAAAAGAGAAATCGCCTCCATTTTAAGATGCGATTTATCTTTAATTATTTCAACTTATGAAATGGATTTGCTAAAATCGGTTTTTAAGATTGATGCAAATATTCTCTATTATTTACCTTTTTTGTTGGATAAGATTGATGAACATCAATCTAAAAAATGGAAAACTTTTGAGCAAAGAGAACATTTTGTTTTTATTGGTAACTTTTTTCATAAACCAAATGTTGATGCAGTTATTACTTTAAAAAATGCAATTTGGAGTGAAATAAGAGAATATCTTCCAAAAGCAGAAGTTCATATTTATGGTGCTTATGTAAATCAGCAAATACAAGAATTGCACAATAAAAAAGAAGGTTTTATTGTAAAAGGTTTTGCAGAAAACTCAACAGAAGTTATTGAAAATGCTAGAGTTCTTTTAGCGCCTTTACGTTTTGGAGCAGGCATCAAAGGAAAATTAACAGAAGCAATGGTTTGTGGAACCCCAAGTGTAACCACAACTATTGGTGCAGAAGGAATGTGTGATCGATTTCCTTGGCCAGGTTTTGTAAATGATAAGTTTTCTGATTTTGCATTGATGGCAGCTGAATTGTATAGAAATAAAGAAATGTGGCAAGTTTCGCAAGAAACAGGAATAAATATTATCAATTATGTATTCGATAAAGAAAAGTTAAGTCCGGTTTTTATCAATAGAATTATAGAAATTCAAGATAATTTAGAAAATCATAGAACACAAAACTTTTTGGGAAGTTTGTTACAGCATCAAACTTTACAAGCTACTAAGTTTATGAGTAAATGGATTGAGGTTAAAAATAGTCATCAGTAA